The Novosphingobium sp. G106 genome contains a region encoding:
- the traW gene encoding type-F conjugative transfer system protein TraW: protein MRTAPIILAAGLAALPVPSMARDYGQQGTVFALLEPDLLRTIETKLATLQANGGIDRMNRELAERTERKVRRPDPVFGMAPALKPRSWAYDPAIAIDHDVSDTKGNLIARAGQRINPLDFVTVRQALVFIDGDDAAQMSWALARYTDLSAKIIMVKGAPLEAMTRYQRRFYFDQGGYLTDRFGIRAVPAVVEQAGKTMRVSEIPASLQRGG from the coding sequence GTGAGGACGGCTCCTATTATCCTGGCCGCAGGACTTGCCGCCTTGCCCGTGCCCAGCATGGCACGCGACTACGGCCAGCAGGGCACGGTCTTCGCGCTGCTCGAGCCCGACCTGCTGCGCACGATCGAGACCAAACTGGCGACGCTGCAGGCGAACGGCGGAATCGACCGGATGAACCGCGAGCTGGCGGAGCGTACCGAGCGCAAGGTCCGCCGGCCCGATCCCGTCTTCGGCATGGCGCCGGCCTTGAAGCCTCGGAGCTGGGCCTATGATCCCGCCATCGCGATCGACCATGACGTGTCCGATACCAAGGGCAATCTGATCGCCCGCGCCGGCCAGCGCATCAATCCGCTAGATTTCGTAACCGTGCGCCAGGCGCTCGTCTTCATCGATGGCGACGACGCGGCGCAGATGAGCTGGGCACTCGCGCGTTATACCGACCTCTCCGCCAAGATCATCATGGTGAAGGGCGCGCCGCTCGAGGCGATGACGCGCTACCAGCGCCGCTTCTATTTCGACCAGGGCGGCTACCTGACCGATCGCTTCGGCATCCGCGCGGTGCCCGCCGTCGTCGAGCAGGCGGGCAAGACGATGCGCGTCAGCGAAATTCCCGCGTCGCTGCAGAGGGGCGGGTGA
- the traU gene encoding conjugal transfer pilus assembly protein TraU, with protein MARRAWRLRSGVVASAALVLSLFASAPTAAQTPVQNATTTASGGGVPGSCTGKFVNPVTDVCWSCLFPLSVGGLHIFPSLAGRPDTGNPALPICLCGSPIPRIGIAMGFWEPVRLADVSVKPWCFVNLGGKRIAPGFDIGYGKARRTPDGPNTGSKWHVHWYMYPLLYWMEVLTDMACLEQASFDIAYVTEIDPLWQDDTLTALINPEVAIFANPIAQAACAADCASATVHLPLDPLFWCAGCQGPMYPMNGNVSAHIGHVQASRLALSRFSYKMHRMGIAWGTMGGEGLCKKYLMPIMKKQQYRFQAVNPSPMVKGRWACPPIGSSDLKPGSGNTYPAVGEDMGYLVWRKRNCCVL; from the coding sequence ATGGCGCGGCGAGCATGGCGATTGAGATCTGGCGTCGTGGCGTCAGCCGCGCTCGTCCTGTCGCTGTTTGCTTCGGCTCCGACCGCCGCGCAAACTCCGGTGCAGAATGCTACGACGACAGCCTCGGGCGGCGGCGTTCCCGGCTCCTGCACGGGCAAGTTCGTCAATCCGGTCACGGATGTGTGCTGGTCATGCCTGTTCCCGCTCTCAGTCGGCGGGCTCCACATCTTTCCCTCGCTCGCCGGGCGGCCCGACACCGGTAACCCGGCGCTGCCGATATGCCTGTGCGGCTCGCCGATCCCGCGCATCGGCATCGCCATGGGCTTCTGGGAGCCGGTCCGCCTCGCCGACGTCTCGGTCAAGCCGTGGTGCTTCGTCAATCTCGGCGGCAAGCGCATCGCGCCCGGGTTCGACATCGGTTACGGCAAGGCCCGTCGCACCCCCGATGGGCCCAACACCGGCTCGAAGTGGCACGTCCACTGGTACATGTACCCGCTCCTCTACTGGATGGAGGTGCTGACCGACATGGCCTGTCTCGAGCAGGCCTCGTTCGACATCGCCTATGTCACCGAGATCGATCCGCTGTGGCAGGACGATACGCTGACCGCGCTGATCAACCCCGAAGTCGCGATCTTCGCCAATCCGATCGCCCAGGCCGCCTGCGCCGCCGACTGCGCTAGCGCGACGGTCCACCTGCCGCTCGATCCGCTATTCTGGTGCGCCGGCTGCCAGGGACCGATGTACCCGATGAACGGCAATGTCTCGGCGCACATCGGCCATGTCCAGGCGAGCCGGCTCGCGCTCTCGCGCTTCTCCTACAAGATGCACCGGATGGGCATCGCCTGGGGGACGATGGGCGGCGAGGGCCTCTGCAAGAAATACCTCATGCCGATCATGAAAAAGCAGCAGTACCGCTTCCAGGCGGTGAACCCGAGCCCCATGGTGAAGGGCCGCTGGGCCTGTCCGCCGATCGGATCTTCAGACCTCAAGCCAGGTTCAGGTAATACATATCCCGCCGTCGGCGAGGACATGGGCTACCTTGTCTGGCGCAAACGCAACTGCTGCGTCCTGTGA
- a CDS encoding conjugal transfer protein TraG N-terminal domain-containing protein has protein sequence MLEVFTTGGGEFVVNTFNAVAAWSGGGGYRSLLRVVMVIGFAYALLAMAWNMDPKVLFRWFMQSTLMYLVMMVPTVSVKVTDRANPGLAPATVANVPMGLGLMASFTSQVGDYLTRSAETVFVMPNALGYSTNGIIYGAKLMEATQGLRISDPRLATNLNEHFKQCVFYDVLLGRKTFDDIARASDIMASIGPGSVSLSQTWIAADGSSSIVTCREAYTNLQNEWQTYYNADAVRIAQQFFPGLDSGAAQAKFNTDVAGVGSAGLGGGGTGSAQLVRQAMFINALMQARDSFGSSSAQTSIDAFATTRADIQTRNTYSTIAAGAMKWVPLLNIVLTVVFYAMFPVLFLLMLMPNTGPGIAKGYLTGFFYLASWGPLFVVLNMIFMSRWQAALVPWQSGGLTAWNFSGVSAINQDAGALAGYMIMSVPFIAAGMARGAMSIASHSASFLAPSQNAAEQAAAEITTGNYSYGNVSLANRTINTASSDQFNTAANYNTGSGLVSVRNPDGGLSQHAANGSTIYKSPPGMSELPFGLTHSEGYQSEVRKALSEGFGHVEQTREAASQSWTAARSNATQLFETAQRSASSGTEEGRALTSSISRMQDLSLSMSENLQNRFGLDKQTSDSLARTAIMSGDISGSAGANLVVAALNGSTRLGSSAERRTGGDIRASDGFSEVFDYVRREASSDAARSARESFTRATTSSSNSDLRGMSERFDASLSEARGRSVEASNAEETFNRYSRDFAQAESHGFQFSQNETQALADFMRHELDRPENWPLQATGYYPGLVSPNAQQSAVRDTLIRKFVDEKVGAMREELGVVPDAPGRSIAGPASRSVGDIQAWGHSNQANLQSRAPAVHVAGAARDREVEGLVSARVDDSRGRLDQEGREMHNTGVMAHDEADRVRGDVDRRQHSSLGGTLPIVGNIIDKVGVRGTPGNPFEGGFNARVVAREAGAEIKQGVNLSGTDRSMSSVFGAVTLSGRELGLPGAVVTSGQDGRHKHDSLHPEGKALDFRGNNISVAQGRAWAGGVKSRLGADYDVIFETFPRDPERNHLHVEHDPKSPRGR, from the coding sequence ATGCTCGAGGTGTTCACGACCGGCGGCGGCGAGTTCGTCGTCAACACTTTCAATGCCGTCGCGGCCTGGTCGGGCGGGGGCGGCTACCGCTCGCTCCTGCGCGTCGTCATGGTCATCGGCTTCGCCTATGCCCTGCTTGCCATGGCCTGGAACATGGACCCCAAGGTCCTCTTCCGCTGGTTCATGCAATCGACGCTCATGTATCTAGTCATGATGGTGCCGACGGTGAGCGTGAAGGTCACCGACCGCGCCAACCCCGGGCTCGCGCCCGCGACCGTTGCGAACGTGCCGATGGGCCTGGGGCTCATGGCGAGCTTCACCAGCCAGGTCGGCGACTATCTGACCCGCTCGGCCGAGACGGTCTTCGTCATGCCAAATGCGCTGGGCTACTCGACAAACGGCATCATCTACGGCGCCAAGCTTATGGAGGCGACGCAGGGGCTGCGAATCTCCGACCCGCGGCTCGCGACCAATTTGAACGAGCATTTCAAGCAATGTGTGTTTTACGACGTGCTGCTGGGGCGAAAGACCTTCGACGACATTGCCCGCGCGAGCGACATCATGGCGTCAATCGGCCCGGGCTCGGTTTCGCTGTCGCAGACCTGGATCGCGGCCGACGGCAGTTCGAGCATTGTCACTTGCCGCGAGGCCTACACCAATCTCCAGAACGAGTGGCAGACCTACTACAATGCCGATGCCGTTCGCATTGCTCAGCAGTTCTTCCCGGGCCTCGATAGCGGCGCTGCCCAGGCCAAGTTCAATACCGACGTCGCTGGGGTCGGCAGCGCGGGGCTTGGGGGAGGGGGCACCGGTTCGGCCCAGCTCGTGCGCCAAGCCATGTTCATCAATGCCCTCATGCAGGCGCGCGACAGCTTCGGCAGCTCGAGCGCTCAGACCTCGATCGACGCCTTCGCGACGACCCGCGCGGACATCCAGACGCGCAACACCTATTCGACGATCGCCGCCGGCGCCATGAAATGGGTGCCCCTGCTCAACATCGTCCTCACCGTCGTGTTCTACGCGATGTTCCCGGTGCTGTTCCTGCTCATGCTGATGCCCAACACGGGGCCGGGCATCGCCAAGGGCTACCTGACCGGGTTCTTCTATCTGGCGAGCTGGGGACCGCTGTTCGTCGTTCTCAACATGATCTTTATGAGCCGCTGGCAGGCCGCGCTTGTGCCCTGGCAAAGCGGCGGGCTGACCGCCTGGAATTTCTCAGGCGTGAGCGCGATCAACCAGGATGCCGGCGCGCTCGCCGGGTACATGATCATGTCGGTGCCGTTCATTGCCGCCGGCATGGCCCGAGGCGCCATGTCGATCGCCTCGCATTCCGCTAGCTTCCTGGCTCCCAGCCAGAACGCAGCCGAGCAGGCTGCAGCCGAGATCACGACGGGCAACTATTCCTACGGCAACGTCAGCCTGGCGAACCGAACGATCAACACGGCCTCGAGCGACCAGTTCAATACGGCTGCCAACTACAACACGGGTTCGGGCCTCGTGTCGGTCCGCAATCCGGACGGCGGGCTCTCGCAGCACGCAGCGAACGGGTCGACGATCTACAAGTCGCCGCCGGGCATGTCCGAGCTGCCGTTCGGGCTCACCCATTCCGAAGGTTATCAGTCCGAGGTTCGCAAGGCGCTGTCTGAGGGCTTTGGCCACGTCGAACAGACCCGCGAGGCTGCCAGCCAGTCCTGGACTGCGGCGCGGTCGAACGCGACCCAGCTATTCGAGACGGCACAGCGTTCGGCGAGCTCGGGAACCGAGGAGGGCAGGGCGCTCACCTCGTCGATTTCTCGGATGCAGGATCTCTCGCTATCGATGTCCGAGAACCTCCAGAACCGTTTCGGCTTGGACAAACAGACGTCGGATTCGCTGGCGCGAACTGCCATCATGAGCGGCGACATCTCCGGATCGGCCGGGGCGAACCTCGTTGTGGCTGCTCTCAACGGAAGCACTAGGCTGGGCAGCTCTGCCGAACGCCGAACCGGCGGGGACATCAGAGCATCCGATGGTTTCTCTGAAGTGTTCGACTACGTGCGCAGGGAAGCTTCTTCGGACGCAGCCCGCAGCGCTCGCGAGAGCTTCACGCGCGCGACCACCTCGTCATCTAACAGCGATCTGCGCGGGATGTCCGAACGCTTTGATGCGAGCCTCAGCGAGGCTCGCGGCCGCTCTGTCGAGGCTTCGAACGCCGAAGAGACGTTCAATCGCTACAGTCGCGACTTTGCCCAGGCGGAATCGCACGGCTTCCAGTTTTCGCAGAACGAGACGCAGGCGCTGGCCGATTTCATGCGGCACGAACTCGACCGGCCTGAGAATTGGCCGCTGCAGGCGACCGGATACTACCCGGGCCTCGTCAGCCCGAACGCGCAACAGTCCGCGGTTCGCGACACGCTGATCCGCAAGTTCGTCGACGAGAAAGTGGGCGCAATGCGCGAGGAGCTTGGCGTCGTGCCTGATGCGCCGGGCCGTTCGATAGCCGGGCCCGCCTCCCGCAGCGTCGGCGACATCCAGGCTTGGGGCCATAGTAATCAGGCCAATCTGCAAAGCCGCGCGCCGGCGGTCCATGTCGCCGGCGCGGCTCGCGACCGCGAGGTGGAGGGTCTCGTATCGGCGCGCGTCGACGACAGCCGCGGTCGACTCGACCAGGAAGGCCGAGAAATGCACAATACGGGCGTAATGGCGCACGACGAGGCCGACCGCGTGCGAGGTGATGTAGATCGCCGGCAGCACTCGAGTCTCGGCGGTACCCTGCCGATCGTCGGCAACATCATCGACAAGGTCGGCGTACGCGGAACGCCTGGCAATCCCTTCGAAGGCGGCTTCAACGCGAGGGTAGTGGCACGTGAGGCCGGGGCCGAGATCAAGCAGGGGGTCAATCTGTCTGGCACTGACCGCTCGATGTCGTCAGTGTTCGGTGCGGTCACCCTCAGCGGCCGTGAATTGGGCCTACCTGGCGCGGTGGTCACCTCCGGTCAGGATGGGCGCCACAAGCACGACAGCCTGCATCCCGAGGGGAAGGCTCTCGACTTCAGGGGCAACAACATCTCGGTCGCGCAGGGTCGCGCGTGGGCCGGCGGCGTGAAATCGCGCTTGGGTGCCGATTACGACGTGATCTTCGAGACGTTTCCGCGCGATCCGGAGCGAAACCATCTGCACGTTGAGCACGATCCGAAAAGTCCACGAGGACGTTGA
- the trbC gene encoding type-F conjugative transfer system pilin assembly protein TrbC, with product MKRRRFLIPVAVLALAGTTYAIAQTVDGLDLQAVMGRKAENGEEASALASEVARRGDALRNDALEAARGGEANLNHAARTLKVGSDGQIDFDEILSAAGDNQGERGKAPQLMVFASLSMPPDSLKPLIRDTAKAGGVVVFNGFPGNSMKAFQEGIVRVVDNQASYNNIGIDPRLLRAFHVTSVPVFVVVTSDFDPCDGFDCVTAVPPHDRLSGNVTLGHALETFVDGKGPGAAIAAGALRRLQGTAQ from the coding sequence GTGAAGCGCCGGCGCTTCCTCATCCCAGTGGCCGTGCTCGCTCTCGCCGGCACGACCTATGCGATCGCCCAAACTGTGGATGGTCTGGACCTCCAGGCGGTCATGGGCCGCAAGGCCGAAAACGGCGAGGAGGCCTCCGCGCTTGCCAGCGAAGTCGCGCGCCGCGGCGATGCCCTGCGCAACGATGCGCTCGAGGCCGCGCGCGGCGGCGAGGCGAATTTGAACCACGCCGCGCGGACCTTGAAGGTCGGGTCCGACGGCCAAATCGACTTCGACGAGATCCTGAGTGCTGCCGGCGACAACCAGGGCGAGCGCGGCAAGGCGCCGCAGCTCATGGTTTTCGCCTCGCTGTCGATGCCGCCGGACAGCCTGAAGCCGCTGATCCGCGATACCGCCAAGGCCGGCGGGGTCGTCGTGTTCAACGGCTTTCCCGGCAATTCGATGAAGGCCTTCCAGGAAGGCATCGTCCGGGTCGTCGACAACCAGGCGAGCTACAACAATATCGGCATCGATCCGCGGCTGTTGCGCGCCTTTCATGTGACCTCGGTGCCGGTCTTTGTCGTCGTGACCTCGGATTTCGATCCCTGCGACGGGTTCGACTGCGTGACCGCGGTGCCGCCGCATGATCGGCTGAGCGGCAACGTGACCCTGGGTCATGCGCTCGAGACATTCGTGGACGGCAAGGGGCCGGGTGCGGCGATCGCCGCCGGTGCCCTGCGGCGCCTCCAGGGCACAGCGCAGTGA
- a CDS encoding conjugal transfer protein TraF produces the protein MPADRSQATPSAAASPAGDEFYCRQRKLGTWFYCDRPKPSSPDRSPSSPTAPAAQQLAAIGRELDELKARAILEPSEENVTAYIRFQREQLDRASTFSDQWQRTIWQNPDLDYTLQRPVSTLGKRAWLDNRSAEEDQALARLSERYGIFYFYAQSCGACDIFAPILKALADKSGFSVVAVSMDGGPNKTFPNYVVDVGQHERMGLKNRATPALVLFDTATKRPIPIGTGILTADEIRDRIFTLTNTKVGSDF, from the coding sequence ATGCCAGCAGACCGATCGCAGGCTACGCCCTCAGCCGCCGCATCTCCGGCCGGCGACGAATTCTATTGCCGGCAGCGCAAGCTCGGCACCTGGTTCTATTGCGACCGCCCGAAACCGTCCTCGCCGGATCGCTCGCCATCATCGCCGACAGCGCCCGCGGCCCAGCAGCTCGCGGCGATCGGACGAGAGCTCGATGAGCTCAAGGCCAGGGCGATTCTCGAGCCCAGCGAAGAGAACGTCACGGCCTACATCCGCTTCCAGCGCGAGCAGCTCGACCGCGCCTCGACCTTCTCAGACCAGTGGCAGCGCACGATCTGGCAGAACCCCGATCTCGACTACACGCTGCAGCGTCCGGTTTCGACACTCGGCAAGCGCGCTTGGCTCGATAACCGCTCGGCTGAAGAGGATCAGGCGCTGGCCCGCCTGTCCGAGCGCTACGGCATCTTCTACTTCTACGCGCAGTCCTGCGGTGCTTGCGACATCTTCGCGCCGATCCTGAAGGCGCTCGCCGACAAAAGTGGATTTAGTGTCGTCGCGGTGTCGATGGACGGCGGTCCCAACAAGACCTTTCCGAACTACGTCGTCGACGTCGGCCAGCACGAGCGCATGGGCCTGAAGAACCGAGCCACGCCTGCGCTCGTCCTCTTCGATACCGCGACAAAGAGGCCGATCCCGATCGGCACCGGCATCCTCACGGCCGACGAGATCCGCGATCGGATATTCACCCTCACCAACACCAAAGTCGGGAGCGACTTCTGA
- a CDS encoding S26 family signal peptidase has product MAKNDERNGESPDEPGRQRGGVLRHWAIAGFALLGLLGWKALDDAASQRLFLVNRSPSLPNWAFLVKRGELPIRGDTVFFAPPATPLVTRHFGVRPAPFGKIVYGIPGDVVEHEGADVFVRAANGQGARRPVATMKPRSRLGEALEAGPVGIIPAGCYYVGSPHKDGFDSRYAAIGFICRSRIIGTAEASVL; this is encoded by the coding sequence ATGGCCAAGAACGATGAGCGCAACGGTGAGAGCCCCGATGAGCCGGGCCGCCAGCGCGGCGGCGTCCTACGGCATTGGGCCATCGCCGGCTTTGCCTTGCTGGGGCTCCTGGGCTGGAAAGCTCTCGACGACGCAGCGTCGCAGCGCCTGTTCCTCGTCAACCGATCGCCCTCGCTGCCCAACTGGGCCTTTCTCGTGAAGCGCGGCGAACTGCCGATCCGCGGAGACACGGTCTTTTTCGCGCCGCCCGCCACGCCGCTGGTTACGCGGCACTTTGGCGTGCGTCCCGCGCCCTTCGGCAAGATAGTCTACGGCATACCTGGCGACGTCGTTGAGCACGAGGGCGCCGACGTCTTTGTCCGGGCGGCGAACGGGCAGGGCGCCCGTCGCCCCGTCGCGACGATGAAGCCGCGCTCACGGCTTGGCGAGGCGCTCGAAGCAGGACCGGTCGGGATCATTCCGGCCGGTTGCTACTATGTCGGCAGTCCGCACAAGGACGGCTTCGACAGCCGCTACGCCGCGATAGGCTTCATCTGCCGCTCTCGCATCATCGGCACGGCCGAAGCGAGCGTGCTGTGA
- a CDS encoding conjugal transfer protein TraH gives MALASPRSKYARALFGATTALAVVAASLTPASANVGSDMNSFFSDMGGAANASGPTAYQGQSAGYYTLGSVWTRFPQKTVYPANLQLPKVRAGCGGIDIFAGSFSFINASEFVAMLKAVANNAIGFAFKLAIDSISPQIGGVIDEMQDIANKINQFNMNSCEQAAALVGNVWPQEDLASQSICEAIGTSQGIFSDTARARHGCGQGGQRTSTINGASDPALKALAPGPKNYAWDMIEQSPLASQSEPTRELLMTLIGTIIVPQRASDDDQPNIQYIGGQVGPILDALLDGTQSVTILNCSDTDKCLSTGTQTLSPLGNDALTPHVRRLIISISDKIQADQALTNEEQQLLGLASIPLYKVLAVQAASGFRLSAGEIDSLAEITSIDLLNAIMSELLDQVAAARGGLVNQGDAARIEQFMVQLRDVRQRVGERDAKVSDRVGRTLEIVNRAMMIESTLQNKMAPGMAASLSFSRALSAQGMRP, from the coding sequence ATGGCTCTGGCTTCGCCTCGTTCGAAATATGCGCGCGCGCTCTTCGGAGCCACGACCGCCCTCGCCGTGGTCGCGGCGAGCCTGACGCCAGCGTCGGCGAACGTCGGCAGCGATATGAATTCGTTCTTCTCCGACATGGGCGGGGCGGCCAATGCCAGCGGGCCGACCGCCTATCAGGGCCAGTCGGCGGGCTACTACACGCTCGGCTCGGTCTGGACCCGCTTTCCGCAAAAGACGGTCTACCCCGCCAATCTGCAGCTGCCGAAGGTCAGGGCGGGCTGCGGGGGCATCGACATCTTCGCCGGCTCCTTCTCCTTCATCAATGCCAGCGAATTTGTCGCTATGCTCAAGGCGGTCGCCAACAACGCGATCGGCTTCGCCTTCAAGCTCGCGATCGATTCCATCTCGCCGCAGATCGGCGGGGTCATCGACGAGATGCAGGACATCGCCAATAAGATAAACCAGTTCAATATGAACAGCTGCGAGCAGGCCGCCGCACTCGTTGGCAATGTCTGGCCGCAGGAGGACCTGGCTTCTCAAAGCATCTGCGAGGCCATCGGCACCTCGCAGGGCATATTTTCCGATACCGCACGCGCCAGGCATGGCTGCGGGCAGGGCGGACAGCGTACCTCGACGATCAACGGTGCGAGCGACCCGGCGCTCAAGGCGCTCGCGCCGGGCCCGAAAAACTATGCCTGGGACATGATCGAGCAGTCGCCGCTCGCATCGCAAAGCGAACCGACCCGCGAGCTGCTGATGACGCTGATTGGTACGATCATCGTACCCCAGCGCGCGAGCGACGACGATCAGCCCAACATCCAGTACATCGGCGGGCAGGTCGGGCCGATCCTCGATGCGCTGCTCGACGGCACCCAGTCTGTGACGATCCTCAATTGCAGCGACACCGACAAATGCCTCTCGACCGGAACGCAGACACTCAGTCCCCTGGGCAACGACGCGTTGACCCCGCATGTCCGCCGGCTGATCATCTCGATTTCGGACAAGATCCAGGCCGACCAGGCGCTGACCAACGAGGAGCAGCAGCTCCTCGGGCTCGCCAGCATCCCGCTCTACAAGGTGCTGGCAGTCCAGGCCGCCTCGGGCTTCCGCCTCAGCGCCGGCGAAATCGACTCCCTCGCCGAGATCACCTCGATCGATCTCCTGAACGCGATCATGAGCGAGCTGCTCGACCAGGTTGCGGCCGCCCGCGGCGGCCTCGTCAACCAGGGCGATGCGGCCAGGATCGAGCAGTTCATGGTCCAGCTGCGCGATGTTCGCCAGCGCGTCGGCGAGCGCGATGCCAAGGTCTCCGACCGGGTGGGCCGGACGCTCGAGATCGTGAACCGCGCGATGATGATCGAGTCCACCCTGCAGAACAAGATGGCGCCGGGCATGGCCGCATCGCTCAGCTTTTCGCGCGCGCTCTCCGCGCAGGGCATGCGCCCCTAG
- a CDS encoding conjugal transfer protein TraN: MTIRGAILSACCAPVAMMIMAAPAFGQTAGEMDAAHKDGIDTGKTMRSEASSLPDQQPTSDTIPGFQGTPDNLGNLFGSDDKVLSAAAGGASSVAEYGVVRQGDANKSRIPSDQLTSIRTRGDEINAEPAAFALGIDASGQTGTCREITTETSPTEFYEATCNVGAKVEDVTRTCSITMVSEVSSTAAYKYYVVPDSAYGTPFARYASIAPYISSGVCKPTGVSKMACAAHVDYGWTPANNKYCDDYSATEYECTADLDIAAAPSPKTGKSWHVQSSTTTVTTKRVDGCGALAGDTMCTQQSAEDICTEGPETRIINGVPVTEACWAWQRSYACHQITQATDCGDFEADPKCTFLRDDCLDEDPSGGACKTSERIYSCPVPVSTAPQKEYVCGGDIYCVNGVCQEIERDASDELKDALVAMGAMDQAQKEFDPDNLSLFKGARETCHQPIFGLVNCCAGKVSGLLTTAAGLSALAGGPAVLAGVATQFLTLFLCSTEEKMLDVKDRMGLCHFVGSYCSSSFLGICSTKRKTYCCFQSKLTRILQEQGRPQIGKPWDKPKTEQCLGFTIDEFSRLDLSKMDFTEIYAEFLEAAKLPDEAQMAADIQEKIRAYYRENAAASTGER; encoded by the coding sequence GTGACGATACGCGGCGCCATACTTTCGGCCTGCTGCGCGCCTGTTGCCATGATGATCATGGCCGCGCCGGCGTTTGGCCAGACTGCTGGCGAAATGGACGCCGCGCACAAGGACGGCATCGATACGGGCAAGACGATGCGGAGCGAAGCGAGCTCGCTCCCCGATCAGCAGCCGACCAGCGATACGATTCCAGGCTTCCAAGGGACGCCAGACAATCTCGGCAATCTATTCGGCAGCGACGACAAGGTGCTGAGCGCGGCGGCGGGCGGCGCATCGTCGGTCGCTGAGTACGGCGTCGTCCGGCAGGGCGATGCCAACAAGAGCCGGATCCCAAGCGACCAACTGACGAGCATTCGCACGCGCGGCGACGAAATCAACGCCGAGCCTGCGGCCTTCGCGCTCGGTATCGATGCCAGTGGCCAGACCGGGACCTGCCGCGAGATCACCACCGAGACCTCGCCGACGGAGTTCTACGAAGCTACGTGCAATGTCGGGGCCAAGGTCGAGGACGTTACCCGGACCTGCTCTATCACGATGGTGTCCGAAGTCAGCAGCACCGCGGCTTACAAATACTACGTCGTGCCCGACAGCGCCTACGGAACCCCTTTCGCTCGCTATGCGTCGATCGCGCCTTACATCTCCTCGGGCGTCTGCAAGCCGACGGGCGTCAGCAAAATGGCCTGCGCCGCTCATGTCGACTATGGCTGGACCCCGGCGAACAACAAGTACTGCGACGACTACAGCGCCACCGAGTACGAGTGCACCGCCGATCTCGACATCGCGGCAGCCCCCAGCCCAAAGACAGGCAAATCGTGGCATGTGCAAAGCAGCACGACCACGGTCACGACCAAAAGAGTCGACGGCTGCGGCGCTCTCGCCGGCGACACGATGTGCACGCAGCAGTCCGCCGAGGATATCTGCACCGAAGGCCCCGAAACCCGGATCATAAATGGCGTGCCGGTGACGGAAGCCTGCTGGGCCTGGCAGCGCTCCTATGCCTGCCACCAGATCACCCAGGCCACCGACTGCGGCGATTTCGAAGCCGATCCCAAATGCACCTTCCTGCGCGACGACTGCCTCGATGAGGATCCGTCGGGCGGCGCCTGCAAGACCTCCGAGCGGATCTACAGCTGCCCGGTGCCGGTGAGCACCGCCCCGCAGAAGGAATACGTCTGCGGCGGCGACATCTACTGCGTGAACGGCGTTTGCCAGGAAATCGAGCGCGATGCCTCCGATGAACTCAAGGACGCGCTCGTCGCCATGGGCGCGATGGATCAGGCGCAGAAGGAGTTCGATCCCGATAACCTCAGCCTGTTCAAGGGCGCGCGCGAGACCTGCCACCAACCTATCTTCGGCCTCGTCAACTGCTGCGCGGGCAAGGTGTCGGGACTCCTGACGACCGCCGCCGGGCTCAGCGCTCTCGCCGGCGGCCCCGCGGTGCTCGCGGGCGTTGCGACCCAGTTCCTCACTCTGTTCCTGTGCTCAACCGAGGAGAAGATGCTCGACGTCAAGGACCGCATGGGTCTGTGCCATTTCGTCGGCAGCTATTGCTCGTCGAGCTTCCTCGGCATCTGCAGCACCAAGCGGAAGACCTATTGCTGCTTCCAGTCGAAGCTGACGCGGATCCTCCAGGAGCAAGGCCGGCCTCAGATCGGAAAGCCTTGGGACAAGCCCAAAACAGAGCAGTGTCTCGGCTTCACCATCGACGAGTTCTCGCGGCTCGATCTCTCGAAGATGGATTTCACCGAGATCTACGCGGAGTTCCTCGAGGCGGCCAAGCTGCCCGACGAAGCGCAGATGGCGGCCGACATCCAGGAGAAGATCCGGGCCTATTACCGGGAGAACGCGGCCGCGAGCACGGGAGAAAGATGA